One Nicotiana tomentosiformis chromosome 1, ASM39032v3, whole genome shotgun sequence genomic window, GGGGTCTGGATCCTGTTGCCgaagctcataattccgggtttCGTGTATCAATGCTTCTAGATTAGTGTTAAGGGTGTGGTCGAAGATCAGGCTTGACTGACCGACTTCATTGACGGCGCATTTCGTTCTGGGTGGTGTTTCAGTAATTATGAGTGGCCTCTAAAGTCTTGGTAGCCTTTAGTCACTTTTGCTTACCTATCTTTTCCCATAGGATTCTAAACCTTCCCCTGATCTACGATCACCCTAGTTTGCACTTTTTTGTAAAAGTTTGTTGGTTCGGCAAATTATTAAGTGGCAGCTCTTTCTACGGATTCGTCTGCTGACGAGGATTCTGATGTTTCGGATGGAGATAGTTATGCTGATGCTGATGCCAAGGCTTATTCCACTACGGATACAAAAAGACAGAAAAGGGATTATTCCTCCTTTTCGGGATttagaaattcattttcttccttCCCCGAGCCCACCTTTAGCCCTTTCTTCAACTACTATTGTGGTAGGAACACATTCTTCGAGCAGGAGAACATTCTGATTTGAAAGAAAGTAAAAGCTAGGCTAGTTGCGGTGCCATCTTAATCTTCTAGTTTGCCGCGTCCTCTTGCTGCTTCCTGAGGAGATACTGAAGAAGCACGCAATGGAGACGGCGAGAACTTACGACAAGGTGCAACCTTGAAAGGAATAAGGTGGAAGCAGAGTATGAAGAGTTGTCACAAAAGAGAAGGAATGGGTGAGGAATTGACACATGTAAATCCTTTAGCAAGTAGGAGAGCCATCAAATTTCAGAAGCAGTGATAGCTAACGCTTTGTATTCAGCTTCTGCACTAGCACGGGCAACTGTTGGTTTCTTTTTAGAGCCCCAAGAAATTAGATTGTCACCAAAGTAAATGCAGAATCCAGTGGTTGAGCGACGAATTGTTGGACAACCAGCCCCGCATAAGAGTAACAAAAAAAAGTGTTGAGATAGGGCGATGAGGAAATCTAAGACCATAATATAATGGAGAGTGCCTTTCAAATACCTTAAAATGCGTTTAAGACACTGATCATGAACAGTGATGGGATTGGCCATAAACTGGCAGGCATGATTAACAGCATAGCTGAGGTCCGGTCGAGTGAGAGTGATATATTGGAGAGCACCAACAGTACTCCGATAGGCCTGAGGATCAGAGGGAGGTGTACCATCCAAAGCTGAAAGTTTAGAACCGGAAGCAATTTGTGTAGCACAAGGTTTGCAACCAAGCATGTTGGTCCGGCGGAATCAATCTAAAGCATATTTGGTTTGTGACAGAAGAAGGCCAGAGGAGTCACGCTGAGCTTCAATGCCAAGGAAGTCATTGAGATAACCCAAGTCCTTCATGGCAAAATATTTACTGAGACGGTGAATAAATTGAGTGAGAAGAGATCCGTTGTCACCAGTTAAGATGATGTCGTCAACATAAAGCAAAAGGACGATACAGCCAGTAGAGGAATGGTGAAGAAAGATAGATGGAGGTATCCGCAACACTCTGACGAAAGCCACTTTGGAGAAGATAGGTACTGAACCGTTGAAAGCATGCCAATTGTGCTTGACGAAGACCAACAATGGCCTTATGAAAGCGACAAAGATGAGTAGGCTTAGAAGGATCAACAAATCCAGGAGGTTGTTGCATGTATACCTCTTAAAGTCAAAGACCATGGAGGAAGGCATTTTTCACGTCAAGTTGGCGAATGGGCCAATTTCGTGAGATGGCAACTGCTAGAACTGAATTTAGTAGTCCGGAATGGTAAAGAAAACCATAATGGACTAAATTGATGAGAGGCATCCTTTCTTTAAGCGGTCCATATCTTGGCCACCACATCATTTTGAACTATTCAAGGACTGGTCCAATATTGAAGCATGCATCGAATCTGTATGATTGTAGTCTTAATTTGAATACCGCTCCGTGGGGATCTCGAAGAATGCATTTTTGTAGTCCAAGTAAAAGATAGGCATACATCAAGATCTATGGGTTCGGCCACGCAAGAAATGCGTCCGGGTTCATTTTTGAAAGATGGTCCCCAATCTTTCCATGGTATAACCATTCTGATAACGAGCATAGTTGACAGCACTGATCCCTTCTCGTTCAGGTATTTTTGTAAGTGGACCGATCTTCTTCGTATAGAATTGTCTCTGCTTGGTCCCATCTAAGTCTAGATCCTTCATTACAGAAGTCATCTTTCCCCTGTATTTCTGAAGGACGAGCGTATGAAAGAAAAGGGGGAGCCATAGTGGTAGGGCATTTCCGGGTTATGTCTGTGCTGTGACCTTATGAACCGTGTCAGAATAAGTATCAAATAAACCAAAAGTTATCAGCTTCTTTCTTAAGTGCTTCAGTTCGACGTGATCTATCACAGACGCTTTTGAATCAGACTCTTCCCCTACTTTCCACGCATCATGAGCGGATTATTTCTCCCTCTGAAACTCCAGCCAAATTGTTCAGGGATGACGGTAAACCCGTTTGCAAATCACAAAGCAGACAACTCGTCGATCTTCGTCTAGCTCCCCGACTACTTACTAATAAAGGGAAATAATAAAAATGGGTAGAGCAACATTCTGTACTGACCATCAAGACGTGATAATTCATGATTCCCAAACAATTAGTCATCTAAATCTTAGAATGTGCTAATGGTTGGGGGGGGCCCAAGCTTTCTCGATCAATAGAAATATTGACCCTCCCCCCTTTAACTTGAGCATTGAATTGACCTTTTGTACTGAGTACGACCTATGAGATGGTTTGAACCAGTTCTCAAACCTACTACTATACGAATAGTCTTCTTCGTCTAAGTCTGGCAAATCCaacttttttttgttaaaaatagATCTCGGATCAAGGGCTATCGACCCGACAGTGCTCTGTTGGTCCATTTAGTGGATCATCCCCCCAAAAACAAGATCATATTGAGCAGCAACTTTGAGGAAGATAGCATTGGGACATGCTATTACCTATGTATGGTGACGGGTGTCATTCCAGAGTCTGTCCGGGTGGTCTCAAGATAAAGCAGGAGAAGAGAGTTAGCTTTCTGCTGAGTGAGCCCGAACATGAGTAGACACACACTAGATCAGAGCAAGTTTAGATGGCCCAATGGCGCACACATCTACTAGGATGAGGCATAGCGGGAATTGAACCCACATCTCGTTGAGCTACTCCAGCAAGCACCCCTTTCGTAAGGTCAATTTGTAGGACCGGGAAGAACACTCGCAGGCATGTAGGCATTTAAGATAGTGCAAAACTCTAACTTGAGTAAGTGCCAGCTAGGAAAAAGGGTTAGCCTGAAGTTGTGGTTTAGCCAAAGGAGGAACGTGCAACGGTTGGATTCAGCACACTCTTAGAATAGCTGTGGAAATTCGAACACCTATCCCAACACAGAGATCTTATCTACTATATCTACATAAGGAATAGTGTAGTCCAATATTTCTTGTCCTTAAAATATCATATATGCACCGCTGCTGATTCTTTCTAAATCCAGCTTCAACCGAGCATACGTCAGTCGCGGGAACAACAAGAACGgaaatttacttttatgttgaaGTCTTTCCCATTGGAAGGCTGGGGGCGCCTTGCACGTCTTGGAAAAATCATGCTTTGTATCTGAAGTTATTGGCCCATGGTCCTCAGTGAGGAAAGGACCTAGAACAGAGAAGAGGGCCGATAGGAAGTTAAAAgcaattcttatttcttctttctcGAAAACCTGATGTGAGGGGGCCCACTGGGATGTCCATAATTGAAGCATTTTTCTTCATCGACTGTCGGTTTTTTACTAGGTGGCCGATGTCTTTGATGCTTTGGTTTTCGCAGGAAAGGGTAAGGGTTCCAAACTTAGCGTGTGAGCTTTGATGAAGACTTGCATCACTATTCGTTTCCTCGTGGCTCGATTGCTCATTTGCTTCTTCCTTTGGGCATGAAGTGTTTGGTGAGGCCTTTCTTTGTCTGTTGAAAAGCTAGCCCTTGCTCAAAGATCTTTTTTATTTAGTACTAGAGGGAGCCCTCCAATCTTAAAAACCCAATGAAATGCGATCTCATAGGCAATTTCCTATGAGGGCTGGACCCCCAACATCTGTAGAAGAAAGGGAAAACTCAATCATGAAACTGAATTTCCAAGCGGAAGgatgagaaaaaaaaaatccacTATTGCAAAAAATCTTTCCTTCTTTTTTAGTAAGGGTGTCAGCCGCAAGTATGAGGGGACATTCCCCATCATAGAGAAAGTAGGACAAGTTGCCTAAAAACTTCAGCTTCTTTCCAAGCTAAAGATCCACCCTGTCTTCCATGTGGGGTGTCTAAAGACATACCATCCAGACATGGAAGACCCTACAAGAGGCGTTCCCAAGAGGCCACCGGAAAGGATGACGACTTCCTTGTCGAAGGAAGTGGAATATGTGATGGCGGAACGCAAAGTTAATCGACGTGGTGTCCCAGCTTAAACTTTTGACTTGGTAAAGTAGAAGGTTCTACCGAAGCAGGGAAGCTCTAGGGTTTTGCTAACCAGTGTGAAGTTGAGTTCTATCTTTCCCTAGTTCATGCAAGGCTAACCTTCGGGTTTTTGCTTTCTGGAAAAACCTCTTACCAGATGGTTGTTCGCTACAGCCTTTAAGTCTCGCCTAGCCTCTCCCGCCGTTCTCCAGGAAACTAGCGGCTCGCAGCTGTTCAGCCGCTTCTCTAGGAGATAGGAGATGTGCCGCTGACTGGGTTCAGGACACAACCATCGTCCGAACCGTCTGCTACCAAGTCCATGGGTTGGAACCCATAACAAACTGAAAAAGCACTTCTGCCGGTCGACGAATGCGTGCGGAGGTTGTAGCAGTGTTGAATGAACGGCTGATTTGGAACCAGACCGGGTAACTTTAAAGGTGGTCCCGATGTTAGATTCTGAAGAACCGACGGTTCTATTGGTGACCCATTCAAAAGAAGCTGGCCGCTTTGACTTTGATTAGCCAATCGAGTGCGGAGGGTGCTGTGCTCCTCTTCATTTGTTCCCGTTAACGACCACAAAGCCCAACACTGCTCCTGCTCGCTACTTGCCCACTTGCCCTTTTTTACTACTTTGACTAGCGCCCGGCAAAGGAATGATTTTTTCCCAAAGCCGACTTCCTTTATCGAGCGGCTCTCTCTGTTGACGATAAAAGCGATGGTCCGGGCTGTCTGAAATAAGCGGTAATTTTTCTCAGTCCTAATCCTAATAAATACCACGTGAAGCGCGTGATCACCCAGATTCCTAATGCCTTAATTatcttatatatataataacttaTCGACGTCAGCCCCCTTCCTACTCCAGCTAATGGAAAAATGCCTTTGAATGGTCGTAATCGTCGACAACCCAACCGACGTCCACCATAGGCTCGGCGAGCTGTCCTCCTAGATTTCCCGAAGGTAATGCCAGGGCCTTTTCAGTACTGACGACTCTTGATGCCAAGAAGGAGACCAACTAGACGAGACAGACCATTGTTCATAGGTTGGTTATAAGCCCGGAGATCGAATCAGATTCTTCCCCTTTGAGAGGGATTCTCGTGCCAACCATAGGAAGAAGAACTCGGTTACTCATCTTGGATCGGATTGGATTAATAGCTTTGTGCTGATCTACGAACGAGCCTTCTATTTGATTTATACTATACTTCTTCAAGTCTCCATCATCCCGATCTCTCTTTCCTGCCTGTCCAAAGAAAACAGAACCTCTTCTAGTTCAAGGTCGAAATCCTCAAACCAATCAAAATCTGATTTCTAGTTCACTATTCTTATGATAAGAAGTTATGTCTCATTCATGTGATGAGAAAGCTGAGAATGAAAATTAGCAAATTTCACATCTACGGCAGATTCTGTGCCCCAAATCATTTAGACTTATGAAACTAAGCGGGCGGGGAAGGTATGACCCCTCCCCCATTGAACAAAGGGGATCCGTAGGGCGGGCTCACTCACATACTGGATAGGTGACTCGGAATTATAGTGCTAGTTCCGTTCCCTCGGGGAAGAGAAAGCACGAATCTATTACAATCTTAGTAGAGAACAGAGGAGGAAGAAAAACGTAGGTTCTTCGTTCCGTCCTTGACCTATGATATGATCAATAGCTTAATCCATCCACTGGACCACCTGGAATTCTTAATTAAACCTTTACCCGAAAAaggaaattttattttcttattaaatcTTCTTTTCTTATATTAAGATATCATCAGACCGGTAAGTTTAAGAAGGAATGCATTGATTTTCTGATTCCTTCTTCCCGCTCTTCGCTTAGCTACACCGACTTACAGATGCCCATGTCCTTCATGGATCTAGGAGTTCATACGAATAATGGCTAGCGAGATTTCGCATTCAATCAGAGTTGCCTTAGTTGTTTTACAAAAGAAAGGCACTCAAGACTCTATATAGTGGTTTATGCTCTTATTTGGCTTCAAGAAGCATTAGAATCCCTTATTTATCTTGCGGGGCAATCAAGGAATAGAAGCTACCATCCTAGGGGAGATCTATTATCTCTCTACCCAGCTCCTCGTCTAGAAGTCAAGAATAAGAGAGCTACAACACTCAGGTTGTTGAATGATTTAGGATCAGATGATAAAACCAACCCTAGGAGAGATGCTCAATAAGATAGGTTAATCAGAGTTCCCAGAAGGAGGTCCCACCATTTACTTGACTCTTAGAAACTTTGTTGGTTTTGGTCAATGGGGATCAACTTCCAGGACAGGAAAGGGATATCCATCTATTTATTTGACTGAACCTAGTTCATGAGAAAGAGTCCTAGGGTTCCAAATCCTTATTTTGCACCGAGAAGAAATCAATAGAATCGTCTGATAATAGATAAAGAGGTACCTCGGAAAGCAGGAATAGATGAGGCACATGCCTGCCATTGAAGAACCCAAAGACAATTAGTTCATCTTTGAATAGGTAGACCAGT contains:
- the LOC138896823 gene encoding uncharacterized mitochondrial protein AtMg00810-like, which encodes MLGCKPCATQIASGSKLSALDGTPPSDPQAYRSTVGALQYITLTRPDLSYAVNHACQFMANPITVHDQCLKRILRYLKGTLHYIMVLDFLIALSQHFFLLLLCGAGCPTIRRSTTGFCIYFGDNLISWGSKKKPTVARASAEAEYKALAITASEI